One genomic region from Oncorhynchus gorbuscha isolate QuinsamMale2020 ecotype Even-year linkage group LG13, OgorEven_v1.0, whole genome shotgun sequence encodes:
- the LOC123994092 gene encoding adhesion G protein-coupled receptor E5-like isoform X1: MGVILFLLIVALLKDQGARVTRCANGFTQPNSNPAFLNCIDIDECVENQHFCGERGICVNQLGSYLCKCPTGFSNYGNRQTQCAELNCDQYETQPGQTLPGFDSFLSLLKNNCLVLNSSTLSGPTRLLPTGDVLLTLLVNTTDVVQLGLQSNGHRSSSEVTKLLRTIEISFRLIAPLLTENVTRIETNHTEVEIMVRRDKTPPQGPVSLTNENTQLDTTWETVVGDDQNYLGFAYVVLLSYRNLDSLKDNTSHQSQQLMSSAATVSVSNSNTTYLPQQVNLTFNHLQSSDVDPTCVYWSDENGPGEWSGRGCTIVISNSTHTVCSCNHLSTFALLKGIDQGQGSGQLSLVMWVGVFVALTCVFLSLITTLWCRFVSRKRRGGPRLQHDVQLHRK; this comes from the exons ATGGgagtcattctatttctactgATTGTGG CGCTACTCAAGGACCAAGGAGCAAGAGTTACTAGATGTGCGAATGGCTTTACTCAACCGAATTCCAATCCAGCGTTTCTGAATTGTATTG ACATAGATGAGTGTGTTGAGAACCAACATTTTTGTGGGGAACGGGGAATCTGTGTCAATCAGCTGGGCAGCTACCTGTGCAAGTGTCCCACAGGATTCAGTAACTACGGCAACAGACAAACTCAGTGTGCAG AGCTTAATTGTGACCAGTATGAAACACAGCCTGGACAG acTCTACCAGGCTTTGATAGTTTCTTGTCTCTGTTGAAAAACAACTGTTTGGTGTTGAACAGCTCTACGTTGTCTGGACCGACAAGACTGCTGCCAACTGGAGATGTGCTTTTGACA TTACTGGTTAATACCACTGATGTTGTTCAACTGGGCCTCCAGTCCAATGGTCACCGTAGTAGCAGTGAAGTGACTAAGTTACTGAGGACGATTGAAATCTCATTCAGACTGATCGCTCCACTGCTGACAGAGAACGTGACCAGGATAGAGACCAACCACACCG AGGTTGAGATTATGGTGAGGAGGGACAAGACTCCACCTCAAGGACCAGTCAGCCTGACCAATGAAAACACTCAACTTGACACCACCTGGGAGACGGTGGTTGGAGATGACCAGAATTACCTAG GGTTTGCGTATGTTGTTCTGCTCAGCTATAGGAATCTGGATAGTCTGAAGGACAACACTTCTCATCAGAGCCAGCAGCTCATGTCCAGTGCTGCGACAGTTTCCGTTAGCAACTCCAATACAACATACCTGCCCCAACAGGTTAATCTCACCTTCAATCACCTGCAG TCCAGTGATGTTGACCCCACCTGTGTTTATTGGTCGGATGAGAATGGACCGGGGGAGTGGTCTGGGAGGGGTTGCACCATAGTGATTTCGAACTCCACCCACACTGTGTGCTCCTGCAACCATCTCAGCACATTCGCTCTGCTGAAGGGAATCGACCAGGGACAG GGAAGCGGGCAGCTGTCTTTGGTGATGTGGGTGGGTGTTTTTGTGGCACTGACCTGTGTGTTCCTGTCCCTGATCACCACCCTGTGGTGTCGCTTTGTCAGCCGCAAACGTCGTGGAGGACCCCGGCTGCAACATGATGTACAACTCCATAGAAAATAA
- the LOC123994092 gene encoding adhesion G protein-coupled receptor E3-like isoform X2, with the protein MSVLRTNIFVGNGESVSISWAATCASVPQDSVTTATDKLSVQSLIVTSMKHSLDSSTLSGPTRLLPTGDVLLTLLVNTTDVVQLGLQSNGHRSSSEVTKLLRTIEISFRLIAPLLTENVTRIETNHTEVEIMVRRDKTPPQGPVSLTNENTQLDTTWETVVGDDQNYLGFAYVVLLSYRNLDSLKDNTSHQSQQLMSSAATVSVSNSNTTYLPQQVNLTFNHLQSSDVDPTCVYWSDENGPGEWSGRGCTIVISNSTHTVCSCNHLSTFALLKGIDQGQGSGQLSLVMWVGVFVALTCVFLSLITTLWCRFVSRKRRGGPRLQHDVQLHRK; encoded by the exons ATGAGTGTGTTGAGAACCAACATTTTTGTGGGGAACGGGGAATCTGTGTCAATCAGCTGGGCAGCTACCTGTGCAAGTGTCCCACAGGATTCAGTAACTACGGCAACAGACAAACTCAGTGTGCAG AGCTTAATTGTGACCAGTATGAAACACAGCCTGGACAG CTCTACGTTGTCTGGACCGACAAGACTGCTGCCAACTGGAGATGTGCTTTTGACA TTACTGGTTAATACCACTGATGTTGTTCAACTGGGCCTCCAGTCCAATGGTCACCGTAGTAGCAGTGAAGTGACTAAGTTACTGAGGACGATTGAAATCTCATTCAGACTGATCGCTCCACTGCTGACAGAGAACGTGACCAGGATAGAGACCAACCACACCG AGGTTGAGATTATGGTGAGGAGGGACAAGACTCCACCTCAAGGACCAGTCAGCCTGACCAATGAAAACACTCAACTTGACACCACCTGGGAGACGGTGGTTGGAGATGACCAGAATTACCTAG GGTTTGCGTATGTTGTTCTGCTCAGCTATAGGAATCTGGATAGTCTGAAGGACAACACTTCTCATCAGAGCCAGCAGCTCATGTCCAGTGCTGCGACAGTTTCCGTTAGCAACTCCAATACAACATACCTGCCCCAACAGGTTAATCTCACCTTCAATCACCTGCAG TCCAGTGATGTTGACCCCACCTGTGTTTATTGGTCGGATGAGAATGGACCGGGGGAGTGGTCTGGGAGGGGTTGCACCATAGTGATTTCGAACTCCACCCACACTGTGTGCTCCTGCAACCATCTCAGCACATTCGCTCTGCTGAAGGGAATCGACCAGGGACAG GGAAGCGGGCAGCTGTCTTTGGTGATGTGGGTGGGTGTTTTTGTGGCACTGACCTGTGTGTTCCTGTCCCTGATCACCACCCTGTGGTGTCGCTTTGTCAGCCGCAAACGTCGTGGAGGACCCCGGCTGCAACATGATGTACAACTCCATAGAAAATAA
- the LOC123994092 gene encoding adhesion G protein-coupled receptor E5-like isoform X3, protein MGVILFLLIVALLKDQGARVTRCANGFTQPNSNPAFLNCIDIDECVENQHFCGERGICVNQLGSYLCKCPTGFSNYGNRQTQCAELNCDQYETQPGQLYVVWTDKTAANWRCAFDKVEIMVRRDKTPPQGPVSLTNENTQLDTTWETVVGDDQNYLGFAYVVLLSYRNLDSLKDNTSHQSQQLMSSAATVSVSNSNTTYLPQQVNLTFNHLQSSDVDPTCVYWSDENGPGEWSGRGCTIVISNSTHTVCSCNHLSTFALLKGIDQGQGSGQLSLVMWVGVFVALTCVFLSLITTLWCRFVSRKRRGGPRLQHDVQLHRK, encoded by the exons ATGGgagtcattctatttctactgATTGTGG CGCTACTCAAGGACCAAGGAGCAAGAGTTACTAGATGTGCGAATGGCTTTACTCAACCGAATTCCAATCCAGCGTTTCTGAATTGTATTG ACATAGATGAGTGTGTTGAGAACCAACATTTTTGTGGGGAACGGGGAATCTGTGTCAATCAGCTGGGCAGCTACCTGTGCAAGTGTCCCACAGGATTCAGTAACTACGGCAACAGACAAACTCAGTGTGCAG AGCTTAATTGTGACCAGTATGAAACACAGCCTGGACAG CTCTACGTTGTCTGGACCGACAAGACTGCTGCCAACTGGAGATGTGCTTTTGACA AGGTTGAGATTATGGTGAGGAGGGACAAGACTCCACCTCAAGGACCAGTCAGCCTGACCAATGAAAACACTCAACTTGACACCACCTGGGAGACGGTGGTTGGAGATGACCAGAATTACCTAG GGTTTGCGTATGTTGTTCTGCTCAGCTATAGGAATCTGGATAGTCTGAAGGACAACACTTCTCATCAGAGCCAGCAGCTCATGTCCAGTGCTGCGACAGTTTCCGTTAGCAACTCCAATACAACATACCTGCCCCAACAGGTTAATCTCACCTTCAATCACCTGCAG TCCAGTGATGTTGACCCCACCTGTGTTTATTGGTCGGATGAGAATGGACCGGGGGAGTGGTCTGGGAGGGGTTGCACCATAGTGATTTCGAACTCCACCCACACTGTGTGCTCCTGCAACCATCTCAGCACATTCGCTCTGCTGAAGGGAATCGACCAGGGACAG GGAAGCGGGCAGCTGTCTTTGGTGATGTGGGTGGGTGTTTTTGTGGCACTGACCTGTGTGTTCCTGTCCCTGATCACCACCCTGTGGTGTCGCTTTGTCAGCCGCAAACGTCGTGGAGGACCCCGGCTGCAACATGATGTACAACTCCATAGAAAATAA